One Plasmodium cynomolgi strain B DNA, chromosome 12, whole genome shotgun sequence genomic region harbors:
- a CDS encoding hypothetical protein (putative) — CESTSDKFFKCLNENLQPHGNEKATSDGLNQCQPLKINYEKCMEEKLKKVNKNSLTFLTSYKEGNK; from the exons TGCGAGTCCACGTCAGACAAATTTTTCAAGTGCCTGAACGAAAATTTGCAACCCCATGGAAATGAGAAGGCCACCAGCGACGGCTTAAATCAGTGCCAACCGTTAAAAATA AATTATGAGAAGTGCATGGAGGAGAAGCTGAAAaaggtgaataaaaattccCTCACGTTTTTGACATCCTACAAGGAGGGTAATAAA
- a CDS encoding hypothetical protein (putative) — protein sequence MEETWILLGMEKSKSQQFDSLLWNMYYDFFLILRRKKLFLWNLERTYTGLKIKEKSLEIDSTLQVNCFGFCEGSILIGTSDGRLFLLKDLVEKWIIKNENGKFHFHKNISYVHYYDGYITTKDGDSLKLWACQFSGANLPAHKELMIKLEKDVSVQVNISKIISHKKFFLLIDKKNCAIYSSKKNNYDDLSTFFYSHNSKIKNIFSCENHIFSFSYNGKIFNYQLDEKKVERNYCLHKFRDFITCVKYLYCENDFFFFCIGFNNGVIYIVKMKHLFLDVVSCVKTSNNPIVHIEKSENSKYICVIAQEEQYVFFLYKDEDSFKPLGYLKICEAQLRGSFYLPSTRSFYVLGVRNLLFRVCAERLAVHTSERLAAQTSEGVAAQTSEELAAQTSEQSEQSEHTPGQCPGSPSQSPLPPASAENPYDLRVEYEILEVQFNPAEEESRLYDPRGRRSGGSSAVMDRTGSHNDCSHNDCSHECSESEGESPLNSSASDISEGEYDKMNFYRDKMSLTKSTEEDTEKKKNGEETPHSTQFSVFNNKRKNLQKYVETLFSESVMNKLEKRRKRYPTCLSINLERDKRKEEEKENAEEEKKNKKNKINTGKSLEINISCVAKINDNGFVLTTEGIKNNCIFFLHLNGRRCRAESGRCRAESGRCKAECGRYKAESGRCKAECGRCKAKSGRRKTILRPTVVYKIARKNFPERVSIVSMTVNEANHLLFCLTNHNNIFVFSTKYFFLYYRVKIPMYEKVRNIYVNEGEKKRQYIFVSLGNNYIKLDFHFFFVHLFNVLKRYYVSAHRWVQHFGRGTQIEKSNSSEIPHLTIDSLYQFLIEEIHDYIVEEFVKKKKKKKNIIPFTLEDIHSDVAFLMHLFKNEQRMEGELCGGTKGGQVPKEGTIPKEGTTPNDLEGNDRGRSERNDITDIWNFIQNNNKEGEKDKIEEQKKKINLILNYDQRNMNTIFNTNEVVQDVDILYSLRETKEAKENEENMKRALLHKKNMNMKINKLKKKYMRFLKKKISYRCRHVQKDLQKYQGKNKRIRTSVFVQST from the exons ATGGAGGAAACATGGATCCTCCTCGGAATGGAGAAAAGCAAAAGCCAGCAGTTTGACAGCCTTCTGTGGAACAT GTactacgatttttttttaattttaaggaGAAAGAAGCTGTTTTTGTGGAACTTGGAGAGGACCTACACGG gccttaaaattaaagagaaGAGCCTGGAAATTGACTCAACGCTACAAGTGAACTGCTTTGGGTTTTGCGAGGGGAGCATTCTTATTGGGACATCTGACGGAAGACTTTTCCTACTAAAG GACCTTGTGGAGAAatggataataaaaaatgaaaatggaaaatttcacttccacaaaaatatatcctaCGTACATTACTACGACGGGTACATAACTACCAAGGATGGGGACTCCCTCAAATT GTGGGCTTGCCAATTCAGCGGAGCCAACCTACCCGCGCACAAAGAATTAATGATCAAACTGGAAAAAGACGTGTCTGTCCAAGTGAACATAAGCAAAATAATATCTCATAAAAAGTTCTTCCTACttattgacaaaaaaaactgtgccatatattcttcaaaaaaaaataactacgATGATTTAAGCACATTCTTTTACTCACATaacagcaaaataaaaaatattttctcctgTGAAAATCACATCTTCAGTTTTAGCTAcaatggaaaaatttttaattaccaattggatgagaaaaaagtggaaagaaaTTATTGTCTTCATAAATTTAGAGACTTCATTACATGCGTCAAGTACCTCTACTGcgaaaatgattttttttttttctgcattggGTTTAATAATGGGGTTATATACAtagtaaaaatgaagcacCTCTTTCTGGATGTTGTGAGTTGCGTAAAGACAAGCAATAATCCTATTGTCCATATTGAGAAGAGCGAAAATTCCAAGTACATATGTGTCATTGCGCAGGAGGAAcagtatgttttttttttgtacaaggATGAGGATTCGTTTAAGCCACTGGGATATTTGAAGATTTGCGAAGCGCAGTTGAGGGGCTCCTTCTACTTACCCTCCACTCGCTCGTTTTACGTCTTGGGGGTGCGCAACCTGCTCTTCCGGGTTTGCGCGGAGCGGTTGGCGGTACACACGTCGGAGAGGTTGGCGGCACAGACGTCGGAGGGGGTGGCGGCACAAACATCGGAGGAGTTGGCGGCACAGACGTCGGAGCAGTCGGAGCAGTCGGAACACACACCGGGGCAATGTCCGGGGTCACCTTCCCAGTCGCCGCTACCCCCGGCGAGCGCGGAAAACCCGTACGACCTGCGCGTCGAGTATGAAATTCTCGAGGTACAGTTCAACCCCGCGGAGGAGGAGTCGCGCCTGTACGACcccagggggaggagaagcggaggcAGCAGTGCGGTAATGGACAGAACGGGCAGCCACAACGACTGCAGCCACAACGATTGCAGCCACGAATGCAGCGAGAGCGAGGGGGAGTCCCCCCTGAACAGCTCGGCCAGCGACATATCAGAGGGAGAGTATGATAAAATGAACTTCTACAGAGATAAAATGAGCCTCACCAAAAGCACAGAGGaagacacagaaaaaaaaaaaaatggagaggaaacCCCCCACTCCACACAATTTTCTGTATTTAataacaaaaggaagaacctACAAAAATACGTAGAGACACTGTTTAGCGAGTCGGTGATGAAcaagttggaaaaaagacgaaaaagaTATCCCACGTGCTTGAGCATAAATCTGGAGAGAgacaaaaggaaggaagaagaaaaagaaaatgcggaggaggaaaaaaaaaataaaaagaataaaataaacactgGGAAGAGTCtcgaaataaatatttcttgtgtagcaaaaattaatgataaTGGGTTTGTCCTGACAACTGAGGGGATCAAAAATAattgcatcttttttttacaccttaATGGAAGGAGGTGCAGAGCGGAGAGTGGGAGGTGCAGAGCGGAGAGTGGGAGGTGCAAAGCGGAGTGTGGGAGATACAAAGCGGAGAGTGGGAGGTGCAAAGCGGAGTGTGGGAGATGCAAAGCGAAGAgtgggagaagaaaaaccaTTTTGCGCCCAACTGTGGTGTACAAAATTGCCAGAAAGAATTTCCCCGAAAGGGTATCCATAGTTAGCATGACAGTGAATGAAGCGAACCACCTACTGTTCTGCTTAACAAACCACAACAACATTTTTGTCTTCtccacaaaatatttttttttatattatcgAGTTAAAATCCCCATGTATGAAAAGGTCAGAAATATTTACGTaaacgaaggagaaaaaaaaaggcagtaCATTTTTGTCAGTCTaggaaataattacataaaattagattttcactttttttttgtgcacctgTTTAATGTGTTAAAGAGATACTATGTGAGTGCACACCGATGGGTACAACACTTCGGGAGAGGTACACAAATTGAAAAGTCCAACTCATCGGAAATACCACACTTAACGATCGACTCATTGTACCAATTTTTGATCGAAGAAATTCATGACTATATTGTAGaagaatttgtaaaaaaaaaaaaaaaaaaaaaaaatataattccttTCACGTTGGAAGATATCCACTCTGATGTAGCCTTCCTGATGCaccttttcaaaaatgagcaacgGATGGAAGGGGAATTATGCGGAGGCACCAAAGGGGGGCAAGTCCCAAAGGAGGGGACAATCCCAAAGGAGGGGACAACCCCAAACGACCTTGAAGGCAATGATAGAGGACGATCCGAACGTAACGATATCACGGACATTTGGAACTTCATCCAAAATAACAACAAAGAAGgggagaaggacaaaattgaagaacagaaaaaaaaaataaatcttattttaaattatgatcAACGTAATAtgaatacaatttttaacaCCAATGAGGTGGTCCAAGATGTAGATATTTTGTACAGTTTACGTGAAACGAAAGAAGCAAAggagaatgaagaaaatatgaagagagcacttttacataaaaaaaatatgaacatgaaAATTAacaagctaaaaaaaaaatacatgagatttttaaaaaaaaaaatttcttatcGATGTAGACATGTCCAAAAGGATCTACAAAAATatcaagggaaaaataaaagaatacgAACGAGTGTTTTCGTACAATCAACGTGA
- a CDS encoding TLD domain-containing protein (putative), whose protein sequence is MKKIYRGTKTDEIFQAQKNKYNHLINKNHIYNNIYLNLEVYEKWRNPNTDKDEHSHWNDRSLSLVLNADSNLMDKEVKHLLRRGVSDSLKHLIWVRSNDVNYFVINFPHFYETTIYNTFGDKIPSILFNDCPTFCGGILGLQEDIMCVQTKIEELEIENNEDYDNFNINDSTSNILQLLFNHPNENEKKKDQYLLPEHNFWIEPKTLSTPNFGFTNKKKKKIFYIENVKNKLLKNKKIDNYLRVASDSVLPYSNNFIFRNLSSRFYKSKVENPEEKISEKVDTEKVEYNTTSDDLKKGDLAPSGGGAVNNTHPSNTGVSEKSTEGKQNVKVEEGAAGGGAAEAAAGGAAGGVAEAAEASAASAAAAAAAGGGKNVESLSPNGERTNKESNFKVSNCSESEKNILIKDDIIIFHNGADDTNSGPDFDTGGQENEKVEAADYGKGDTNYGKGETNYEKGQTNYGKGETNYGKIGGGHPSGVSGANGCGDHIIGGSGKENLHSTKMEGRDSNKEAYKSKEEAYKSKEEAYKSKEEIYQSNKEAYESNKYLHIQCYMTEQYIISKKQAEKMNKAKLYLRTIRKKKIEKEGNYHNAKAKSHYDGNLHHAGIQNSDDSLANGGTAECEKMHEGRTGDNSSTYRVKKYSSYSGTRNFLKKAFSVKRTNQKNERKLSDHISSLLKKSLSKENKEKKNLIPQWKKVGMDSGSSLKESRKKKKGEVSRDELRVGGWSSSKSAAQNGGQNGDSNFWQNGPPTDKFKSNYGVADRAGSPNSGSGESARTCLQAESTSSDDGMQRKREDKDNAYDPRLRQRKRNGKEANDGEEANDGEEDDDGESIVKLSEFNEEDVENKRIDFLDGGKKNDGGKKSLFGKLKKIFYKKSRKIRRRK, encoded by the exons atgaaaaaaatatacaggGGAACGAAAACAGATGAAATATTTCAGgcgcagaaaaataaatataaccaTCTGATAAACAAAAATCACATTTACAataacatttatttgaatttGGAAGTCTacgaaaaatggaggaatCCTAACACGGAT AAGGACGAGCATAGCCATTGGAACGACAGGTCCCTGAGCCTGGTCCTGAACGCGGACTCCAATTTGATGGACAAGGAGGTGAAGCACCTTCTCAGGAG AGGCGTGTCCGACTCGCTGAAACACCTGATCTGGGTGAGGTCCAACGACGTAAACTATTTTGTTATAAATTTCCCGCACTTCTACGAAACGACCATCTACAACACCTTCGGAGATAAAATCCCTTCCATTCTGTTCAACGATTGTCCAACATTCTGCGGGGGAATCCTGGGGTTGCAAGAAGATATTATGTGTGTACAAACCAAAATAGAGGAGTtagaaattgaaaataatgaagacTATGATAATTTCAACATTAATGATTCCACGAGTAATATTTTACAGCTTTTATTTAACCATCCAAatgagaatgaaaaaaagaaggaccAGTATTTGCTACCTGAACATAACTTTTGGATAGAACCCAAAACATTGAGTACCCCAAATTTTGGGttcacaaataaaaaaaaaaaaaaaattttttatattgaaaatgtaaagaataaattgttaaaaaataagaaaattgaCAACTATCTGAGAGTTGCATCTGATTCGGTCCTCCCTTATTCGAACAACTTCATTTTTAGAAACCTGTCTAGTCGATTTTACAAGAGTAAGGTGGAAAATCCAGAGGAGAAAATTTCAGAAAAGGTTGACACGGAAAAGGTAGAGTATAATACCACTAGTGATGacttaaaaaagggtgaCCTTGCCCCATCGGGAGGTGGTGCTGTGAATAATACCCACCCGAGCAACACAGGGGTGAGCGAGAAATCGACGGAAGGGAAGCAAAACGTAAAGGTagaagaaggagcagcaggaggaggagcggcAGAAGCAGcggcaggaggagcagcaggaggagtagcagaagcagcagaagcaTCGGCGGCATCGGCGGCAGCGGCGGCAGCGGcgggaggggggaagaacgTCGAAAGTTTATCCCCCAATGGAGAAAGAACCAATAAGGAATCCAATTTTAAAGTGTCCAACTGTagcgaaagcgaaaaaaacatccttATCAAAGAtgacataattatttttcacaatGGAGCTGATGATACGAATAGCGGTCCGGATTTCGACACGGGTGGGCAGGAGAATGAGAAGGTAGAGGCAGCGGACTACGGCAAAGGAGATACTAACTATGGGAAGGGAGAAACGAACTATGAGAAAGGACAAACTAACTATGGGAAGGGAGAAACGAACTATGGGAAAATCGGGGGGGGACACCCCAGTGGGGTTAGCGGTGCAAATGGCTGTGGTGACCATATCATTGGCGGCagtggaaaggaaaatttgcACTCCACTAAGATGGAAGGGCGGGACTCCAACAAGGAGGCGTACAAGTCGAAGGAGGAGGCGTACAAATCGAAGGAGGAGGCGTACAAATCGAAGGAGGAGATATACCAGTCCAACAAGGAGGCGTACGAGTCGAACAAGTACCTGCACATCCAATGCTACATGACGGAGCAGTACATTATAAGCAAAAAACAGGCAGAGAAAATGAATAAAGCGAAGCTATACCTACGAACaataagaaagaaaaaaatagagaaggaaggaaattaCCATAATGCCAAAGCTAAGTCACATTATGACGGAAATTTGCATCACGCAGGGATTCAAAACTCAGATGATTCATTAGCAAATGGGGGAACTGCagaatgtgaaaaaatgcacGAAGGTAGAACTGGAGATAACAGTTCCACATatcgtgtaaaaaaatattctagTTATAGCGGGacgagaaattttttaaaaaaagcctTTAGTGTAAAGAGGACGAATCAGAAGAATGAAAGGAAGCTATCTGATCACATTTCAtctttgcttaaaaaaagtCTTAGTAAGGAGaataaggaaaagaaaaatttaattcccCAATGGAAAAAAGTAGGTATGGATAGTGGCTCTTCCCTTAAGGAgagcaggaagaagaagaagggagaaGTGTCACGGGATGAGCTCCGCGTGGGCGGGTGGTCATCTTCGAAGAGTGCCGCTCAAAATGGCGGTCAAAATGGCGATTCAAATTTCTGGCAGAATGGCCCACCAACTGATAAGTTTAAATCAAATTACGGAGTGGCGGATCGAGCAGGAAGTCCCAACAGCGGCAGTGGGGAGTCTGCACGGACCTGCCTTCAAGCAGAAAGTACTTCATCAGATGATGGGATGCAAAGGAAGAGGGAGGACAAGGACAACGCTTATGACCCCAGGTTGAGGCAGCGGAAAAGGAACGGTAAAGAGGCGAACGACGGGGAAGAGGCGAACGACGGagaggaggacgacgacgGAGAATCCATCGTGAAACTGAGCGAGTTTAACGAGGAAGACGTGGAGAATAAGCGAATCGACTTTCTCGACGGTGGGAAGAAGAACGACGGAGGGAAAAAGtccctttttggaaaattgaaaaaaattttttataaaaaaagtcgAAAGATTCGGAGGCGGAAGTAA
- a CDS encoding hypothetical protein (putative), with protein sequence MCMQANRRSSNAKEKCASDLDRAINTTTQMISRECLPHTEELYKCFKHSFRLSFCDKGVIERLKNCQSDVYKMITS encoded by the exons ATGTGCATGCAGGCGAACAGGCGCAGCAGCAACGCGAAGGAAAAGTGCGCCAGCGACCTGGACAGGGCGATAAACACGACAACGCAAAT GATCTCTCGGGAATGCCTACCGCACACGGAAGAGCTATACAAATGCTTTAAGCATTCATTTCGCCTGAGCTTCTGCGATAAGGGCGTTATTgaaaggttaaaaaattgccaatCGGATGTTTACAAGATGATAACGTCGTGA